One genomic segment of Musa acuminata AAA Group cultivar baxijiao chromosome BXJ3-3, Cavendish_Baxijiao_AAA, whole genome shotgun sequence includes these proteins:
- the LOC103977463 gene encoding U4/U6 small nuclear ribonucleoprotein Prp31 homolog, with translation MASLADSFLADLDELSDNEAHPDDEDLDAAAMEEDVDGDMPDIETLNYDDLDSVSKLQKTQRYNDIMQKVDDALEKGTDISSHGIVLEDDPEYQLIVDCNALSVDIENEIIIIHNFIRDKYRLKFPELESLVHHPIDYARVVKKIGNEVDLTLVDLDGLLPSAIIMVVSVTASTTSGKPLSEESLQKTIDACDRALALDLAKKKVLDFVESRMGYIAPNLSAIAGTAVAAKLMGTAGGLSALAKMPACNVQLLGSKKKTLAGFSTATSQFRVGYLEQTEIFQSTPPSLRTRACRLLAAKSTLAARVDSIRGDPTGKTGRDLREEIRKKIEKWQEPPPAKQPKPLPVPDSEPKKKRGGRRLRKMKERYAVTDMRKLANRMQFGIPEESSLGDGLGEGYGMLGQAGSGKLRVSLAQSKLAAKVAKRFKEKQYGSSGATSGLTSSLAFTPVQGIELSNPQAHGNQLGSGIQSTYFSETGTFSKIKRM, from the exons ATG GCCAGCCTTGCAGATTCCTTCTTGGCTGATCTTGATGAGTTATCTGACAATGAAGCCCATCCT GATGATGAGGATCTTGATGCTGCTGCTATGGAAGAAGATGTTGACGGTGACATGCCAGATATCGAAACTCTTAATTATGATGACCTTGATAGTGTttcaaaattgcagaagacacaaAGATACAATGATATTATGCAG aAAGTGGATGATGCATTAGAGAAAGGAACAGATATTTCAAGTCATGGAATAGTTCTGGAGGATGATCCTGAGTATCAGCTCATTGTTGACTGTAATGCTTTATCAGTGGATATTGAAAATGAGATCATCATAATTCACAATTTTATACGTGATAAATACCGTCTGAAATTCCCTGAACTTGAGTCCCTTGTTCATCACCCAATTGATTATGCACGGGTTGTTAAGAAAATTGGAAATGAGGTGGACTTAACCCTTGTTGATTTGGACGGTCTTCTACCTTCAGCTATTATTATGGTTGTTTCTGTAACAGCATCAACTACAAGTGGAAAGCCTCTTTCAGAAGAGAGTCTGCAGAAAACAATTGATGCATGCGATAGAGCCCTTGCACTTGACCTTGCAAAAAAGAAAGTTCTTGATTTTGTGGAGAGTAGAATGGGTTACATTGCGCCAAACCTTTCTGCAATTGCTGGAACTGCAGTTGCAGCTAAACTTATGGGAACTGCTGGAGGTTTGTCCGCATTAGCAAAAATGCCAGCTTGTAATGTCCAGCTTCTTGGGTCAAAGAAAAAGACTCTTGCTGGGTTTTCTACTGCAACCTCTCAGTTTCGTGTAGGTTATCTTGAACAAACTGAGATTTTTCAGAGCACCCCACCTTCTCTTAGAACTCGTGCTTGCCGACTATTGGCTGCAAAATCAACTCTAGCAGCAAGGGTGGACTCAATTAGAGGGGATCCTACAGGAAAAACTGGAAGGGACTTGCGAGAAGAAATCCGTAAAAAGATTGAGAAGTGGCAAGAGCCACCCCCTGCAAAGCAGCCGAAACCTCTTCCAGTTCCAGATTCAGAGCCCAAAAAGAAGAGAGGTGGTCGTCGACTGCGGAAAATGAAAGAAAG ATATGCAGTGACTGATATGAGGAAGCTGGCCAACAGGATGCAATTTGGAATTCCAGAAGAGAGTTCCTTGG GTGATGGCTTGGGTGAAgggtatggtatgcttggtcaggcAGGAAGTGGAAAGTTGCGTGTATCACTTGCGCAGAGCAAACTTGCTGCTAAAGTTGCCAAAAG GTTCAAGGAGAAACAGTATGGAAGCAGTGGGGCAACTTCAGGATTGACATCAAGTTTAGCATTTACACCTGTGCAA GGAATCGAACTTTCAAATCCACAAGCTCATGGGAATCAGCTCGGCAGTGGAATACAAAGCACCTATTTCTCTGAGACGGGGACATTCTCGAAGATCAAAAGGATGTAA
- the LOC103977464 gene encoding U-box domain-containing protein 19-like, protein MGTPVKVAAYSLQIPSAFWIRCCLFVSIKMPRPSDRRRFLALPVVQPGANVRPSVLLDALVVLADEILALRAFPFTVHRRSAREAIREVVTIREFLADVRRRGSALPDSIVVGFSELYITLQKLRHLLQDCARPGARLWVLMRSERVSSEFLVLVRSISAALDVLPLASIDAVSEVKELIRFVEEQAWKATIETEPDDAQAVRSVSSVLCQFKNGIAPTRSALRQILDHLHIRSWNDCGEEIAFMEELFFESSDDGEEAALLDSLMAFMAYCRAVLFDTMDDEKSADEQLKAQATAMNHVIVNLDYLRCPISLELMTDPVTLATGQTYDRASISRWFESDCLSCPVTGEKLANKDMVPNSAIRNLVEQFCQQNNIRFPEPKAKQKRDVARTEKPLTSAAAGAMAMVAASLVDKLATGTNQEKNKAAHEIRKLSKSNIFNRACLVDAGLVPWLLQLFSSMDTSIQENAVAAVLNISKHPDGSRAIVEVGGLCLIVDVIRYALKIQARQNAVAILFYLSSIEEYRIEIGKIPQAIPTLVELLREGTYRGRKNAVVALYMLIQAPDILPKALDAGAVPVLVALLSSEQEDLAGDAVGVLAKTAERHDGATAILESSAIPQLVEFLRSSTSRSGREKCVSTLLSLCDNGGAKVVRLLGQIPALLPSLYSLVAHGTPQARTKAISLVNCIHSLHGQEYPVIVASAAQEHIIRAQ, encoded by the coding sequence ATGGGGACCCCGGTGAAGGTCGCAGCGTACAGTTTACAGATTCCTTCCGCATTTTGGATTCGCTGCTGTCTCTTTGTCTCCATCAAGATGCCACGTCCCTCCGACCGCCGGAGATTCTTGGCGCTTCCGGTGGTGCAGCCCGGCGCCAACGTCCGCCCGAGTGTCCTCCTCGATGCCCTCGTCGTCCTCGCCGACGAGATCCTCGCCCTCCGGGCTTTTCCCTTTACGGTCCACCGGCGCAGCGCTCGCGAGGCGATCCGCGAGGTCGTGACGATCCGCGAGTTCTTGGCGGACGTCCGTCGCCGGGGGTCGGCCCTCCCCGATTCCATCGTGGTCGGCTTCTCCGAGCTCTACATCACGCTCCAGAAGCTGCGCCACCTCCTCCAAGATTGCGCCCGGCCGGGCGCACGGTTGTGGGTGCTGATGCGGTCGGAGCGGGTGTCGAGCGAGTTCCTGGTCCTCGTTCGCTCCATATCCGCCGCCCTCGACGTCCTCCCACTGGCGTCGATCGACGCCGTCTCTGAGGTCAAGGAGTTGATTCGGTTCGTCGAGGAGCAAGCATGGAAGGCCACGATCGAGACCGAGCCCGATGATGCCCAGGCAGTAAGGAGTGTTTCGTCCGTGCTTTGCCAGTTCAAGAATGGGATTGCTCCGACCCGGAGCGCCCTCAGACAGATCTTGGATCACTTGCACATCCGAAGCTGGAACGATTGCGGCGAAGAGATTGCGTTCATGGAAGAGCTCTTCTTTGAGAGCTCCGACGACGGCGAAGAGGCAGCCCTACTTGACAGCTTGATGGCGTTCATGGCCTATTGCCGGGCGGTGCTTTTCGATACCATGGACGACGAGAAGAGCGCCGACGAGCAATTGAAGGCCCAAGCAACAGCCATGAATCATGTCATCGTCAACCTGGATTATCTCCGGTGCCCCATCTCTCTCGAGCTCATGACGGACCCTGTGACGCTAGCCACAGGTCAGACCTACGACCGAGCATCCATTTCGAGGTGGTTCGAATCGGACTGTCTCTCCTGCCCGGTCACCGGCGAGAAGCTGGCCAACAAAGATATGGTTCCCAATTCCGCCATTCGGAACCTCGTCGAGCAGTTCTGCCAACAGAACAACATACGCTTCCCCGAACCAAAGGCCAAGCAGAAGCGCGATGTGGCGAGGACCGAGAAGCCTCTTACCTCGGCGGCAGCAGGAGCCATGGCAATGGTGGCTGCTTCTCTAGTCGACAAGCTTGCGACCGGGACGAACCAAGAGAAGAACAAGGCCGCTCACGAGATCAGGAAGCTGTCCAAATCAAACATCTTTAACAGAGCTTGCTTAGTAGATGCTGGCTTAGTCCCATGGCTTCTCCAGCTCTTCTCTTCAATGGATACTTCGATCCAGGAAAATGCAGTGGCGGCGGTGTTGAACATCTCAAAGCACCCAGATGGCAGCAGGGCCATCGTCGAGGTCGGTGGCCTCTGCCTCATCGTTGATGTCATCAGATATGCACTCAAAATTCAGGCCCGGCAGAACGCAGTCGCCATCCTCTTCTATCTGTCATCGATCGAAGAGTATCGAATCGAGATCGGGAAGATACCTCAGGCGATCCCGACATTGGTGGAGCTCTTGAGGGAAGGAACTTACCGGGGAAGGAAGAACGCCGTCGTTGCTCTATATATGCTGATACAGGCTCCCGACATCCTGCCTAAGGCCCTCGATGCAGGGGCTGTCCCGGTTCTCGTGGCTCTTCTCTCCAGCGAGCAAGAGGATCTTGCTGGCGATGCAGTGGGTGTTCTTGCAAAGACCGCAGAGAGGCACGACGGTGCGACGGCGATTCTGGAGTCCTCCGCCATACCTCAACTGGTGGAGTTCCTCCGGTCGTCCACGTCTCGGTCTGGGAGGGAGAAGTGCGTCtccaccctcctctctctctgcGACAACGGCGGAGCAAAGGTGGTCAGGTTGCTTGGACAAATACCTGCGCTTCTGCCCTCCTTGTACTCCCTCGTCGCGCACGGCACTCCTCAAGCCAGGACGAAGGCCATATCGCTCGTCAATTGCATACACAGTCTCCATGGCCAGGAATACCCTGTCATTGTCGCATCTGCTGCGCAAGAACACATCATTCGTGCACAGTGA
- the LOC135634287 gene encoding aldehyde dehydrogenase family 2 member B7, mitochondrial-like isoform X2 — translation MAARWIASSLLSRSRSASSRALAYSLFRKDGSASGVFRRFSIAAAIEEPISPPVQVKYSQLLINGKFVDSASGKTFPTLDPRSGEVIAQVAEGDAEDVNRAVTAARKAFDEGPWPRMTAYERSRILNRFADLIEKHNDEIAALETWDNGKPFEQAAQIEIPMLARLMRYYAGWADKIHGLVVPADGPHHVQVLHEPIGVAGQIIPWNFPLLMYAWKVGPALACGNTIVLKTAEQTPLSALYVSKLFLEAGLPEGVLNVISGFGPTAGAALASHMDVDKLAFTGSTSTGKIVLELATRSNLKPVTLELGGKSPMIIMDDADIDQAVELAHFALFFNQGQCCCAGSRTFVHERVYDEFIEKAKARAIKRVVGDPFIKGVEQGPQIDEEQFSKILHYIKSGVEDGATLVTGGTRAGTKGYYIQPTIFTDVQDGMKIAQEEIFGPVQSILKFKDLNEVIQRSNKTRYGLAAGVFTNNLHTANTLMRALRVGSVWINCFDVFDAAIPFGGYKMSGQGREKGIDSLKNYLQIKAVVTSLNNPAWL, via the exons ATGGCGGCTCGGTGGATCGCGTCTTCTCTCCTCTCGCGCTCTCGCTCCGCTTCTTCTCGCGCTCTCGCCTACTCCCTCTTTCGGAAAG ATGGTTCGGCGTCTGGGGTCTTTCGAAGGTTTAGCATTGCTGCGGCGATCGAAGAACCGATTTCACCACCAGTGCAAGTAAAGTACTCGCAGCTTTTAATAAATGGGAAATTTGTGGACTCAGCATCAG GAAAGACTTTCCCAACCTTAGATCCTAGGTCCGGGGAAGTCATTGCTCAGGTTGCCGAAGGAGATGCCGAAGATGTCAACCGAGCCGTCACCGCTGCTCGCAAGGCATTCGATGAAGGACCATGGCCTAGGATGACTGCTTAT GAAAGATCGCGCATACTTAACCGGTTTGCAGATCTGATAGAGAAACACAATGATGAGATTGCTGCACTTGAGACTTGGGACAATGGGAAGCCTTTTGAACAGGCTGCTCAAATTGAAATTCCAATGCTTGCACGTCTGATGAGATACTATGCCG GTTGGGCAGATAAGATCCATGGACTTGTCGTGCCAGCTGATGGCCCACACCATGTTCAGGTCTTGCATGAGCCAATTGGTGTTGCAGGCCAAATTATCCCCTGGAATTTTCCTCTTCTTATGTATGCTTGGAAGGTGGGGCCTGCATTAGCATGTGGGAACACTATCGTTCTGAAGACTGCAGAACAAACTCCTTTATCTGCCCTATATGTGTCAAAGCTATTCCTTGAG gctggtcttcctgaGGGTGTTCTAAATGTGATATCCGGATTTGGTCCTACTGCTGGTGCAGCTCTTGCTAGTCACATGGATGTTGATAAG CTTGCTTTTACCGGATCTACTAGCACCGGCAAAATTGTACTCGAACTGGCCACAAGAAGCAATCTTAAGCCAGTGACACTAGAACTTGGGGGAAAATCTCCAATGATAATAATGGATGATGCTGATATTGACCAGGCTGTAGAGCTTGCgcattttgctttattctttaaTCAG GGGCAGTGCTGCTGCGCTGGGTCTCGTACATTTGTACATGAGCGTGTATATGATGAGTTTATAGAGAAAGCAAAAGCTCGTGCGATAAAACGTGTCGTTGGTGACCCCTTCATTAAGGGTGTTGAACAAGGCCCTCAG ATTGACGAGGAGCAGTTCAGCAAGATCTTGCATTACATCAAATCTGGGGTTGAAGACGGAGCTACCCTTGTAACAGGAGGCACTCGAGCAGGGACCAAAGGCTACTACATTCAACCCACCATCTTCACTGATGTACAG GATGGTATGAAGATAGCACAAGAAGAAATCTTTGGGCCAGTTCAGTCGATCCTTAAGTTCAA GGATCTCAATGAGGTGATCCAAAGATCAAACAAAACTCGCTATGGTCTGGCTGCTGGTGTATTCACTAACAATCTGCATACTGCAAACACCTTGATGCGTGCCCTAAGGGTTGGATCAGTATGGATCAACTGCTTCGATGTCTTTGATGCCGCAATtccctttggtggctacaagatgaGCGGGCAAGGCAGGGAGAAGGGCATCGACAGCCTCAAGAACTACTTGCAGATCAAGGCAGTTGTCACTTCCTTGAACAATCCTGCATGGTTGTAA
- the LOC135634287 gene encoding benzaldehyde dehydrogenase, mitochondrial-like isoform X1 yields the protein MAGRRIASSALFRSLAAPLFRKDGSASGVFRRFSIAAAIEEPISPPVQVKYSQLLINGKFVDSASGKTFPTLDPRSGEVIAQVAEGDAEDVNRAVTAARKAFDEGPWPRMTAYERSRILNRFADLIEKHNDEIAALETWDNGKPFEQAAQIEIPMLARLMRYYAGWADKIHGLVVPADGPHHVQVLHEPIGVAGQIIPWNFPLLMYAWKVGPALACGNTIVLKTAEQTPLSALYVSKLFLEAGLPEGVLNVISGFGPTAGAALASHMDVDKLAFTGSTSTGKIVLELATRSNLKPVTLELGGKSPMIIMDDADIDQAVELAHFALFFNQGQCCCAGSRTFVHERVYDEFIEKAKARAIKRVVGDPFIKGVEQGPQIDEEQFSKILHYIKSGVEDGATLVTGGTRAGTKGYYIQPTIFTDVQDGMKIAQEEIFGPVQSILKFKDLNEVIQRSNKTRYGLAAGVFTNNLHTANTLMRALRVGSVWINCFDVFDAAIPFGGYKMSGQGREKGIDSLKNYLQIKAVVTSLNNPAWL from the exons ATGGTTCGGCGTCTGGGGTCTTTCGAAGGTTTAGCATTGCTGCGGCGATCGAAGAACCGATTTCACCACCAGTGCAAGTAAAGTACTCGCAGCTTTTAATAAATGGGAAATTTGTGGACTCAGCATCAG GAAAGACTTTCCCAACCTTAGATCCTAGGTCCGGGGAAGTCATTGCTCAGGTTGCCGAAGGAGATGCCGAAGATGTCAACCGAGCCGTCACCGCTGCTCGCAAGGCATTCGATGAAGGACCATGGCCTAGGATGACTGCTTAT GAAAGATCGCGCATACTTAACCGGTTTGCAGATCTGATAGAGAAACACAATGATGAGATTGCTGCACTTGAGACTTGGGACAATGGGAAGCCTTTTGAACAGGCTGCTCAAATTGAAATTCCAATGCTTGCACGTCTGATGAGATACTATGCCG GTTGGGCAGATAAGATCCATGGACTTGTCGTGCCAGCTGATGGCCCACACCATGTTCAGGTCTTGCATGAGCCAATTGGTGTTGCAGGCCAAATTATCCCCTGGAATTTTCCTCTTCTTATGTATGCTTGGAAGGTGGGGCCTGCATTAGCATGTGGGAACACTATCGTTCTGAAGACTGCAGAACAAACTCCTTTATCTGCCCTATATGTGTCAAAGCTATTCCTTGAG gctggtcttcctgaGGGTGTTCTAAATGTGATATCCGGATTTGGTCCTACTGCTGGTGCAGCTCTTGCTAGTCACATGGATGTTGATAAG CTTGCTTTTACCGGATCTACTAGCACCGGCAAAATTGTACTCGAACTGGCCACAAGAAGCAATCTTAAGCCAGTGACACTAGAACTTGGGGGAAAATCTCCAATGATAATAATGGATGATGCTGATATTGACCAGGCTGTAGAGCTTGCgcattttgctttattctttaaTCAG GGGCAGTGCTGCTGCGCTGGGTCTCGTACATTTGTACATGAGCGTGTATATGATGAGTTTATAGAGAAAGCAAAAGCTCGTGCGATAAAACGTGTCGTTGGTGACCCCTTCATTAAGGGTGTTGAACAAGGCCCTCAG ATTGACGAGGAGCAGTTCAGCAAGATCTTGCATTACATCAAATCTGGGGTTGAAGACGGAGCTACCCTTGTAACAGGAGGCACTCGAGCAGGGACCAAAGGCTACTACATTCAACCCACCATCTTCACTGATGTACAG GATGGTATGAAGATAGCACAAGAAGAAATCTTTGGGCCAGTTCAGTCGATCCTTAAGTTCAA GGATCTCAATGAGGTGATCCAAAGATCAAACAAAACTCGCTATGGTCTGGCTGCTGGTGTATTCACTAACAATCTGCATACTGCAAACACCTTGATGCGTGCCCTAAGGGTTGGATCAGTATGGATCAACTGCTTCGATGTCTTTGATGCCGCAATtccctttggtggctacaagatgaGCGGGCAAGGCAGGGAGAAGGGCATCGACAGCCTCAAGAACTACTTGCAGATCAAGGCAGTTGTCACTTCCTTGAACAATCCTGCATGGTTGTAA